Proteins found in one bacterium genomic segment:
- a CDS encoding type II secretion system F family protein, with product MNFTYKAKNPSGGVVSGTIEADNERMAISKLRQRRLNILSVAEKRETFWKKIAELGWHGRVSLGDLSLFSRQLSTLVNAGVPIVQSLITLVEQTTKKKLQETITNVREEIEKGASISLALEKHPDVFSELYVSMVRAGESGGVLDEILERIAAYLENLAQLRRKVITAMAYPVTVSLICLSITIFILIVIIPPFKAIYDTLGVKLPAPTIILLAISDILKHHFLWVFAVVVLLVYLFIRFIKTERGKELFDHYILEVPLFGSLFRKIAVAKFARTFGTMVKSGVPILEALEVVAKTSGNRVIEDAVMQARNSIREGEKITDPLRDSGVFPPMVIQMVAIGEESGSLDIMLAKLADFYDQQVDATIASLASMIEPILILAMGVIIGGIIIAVFLPILLMPTVLG from the coding sequence GTGAATTTTACTTATAAGGCGAAAAATCCTTCAGGTGGTGTGGTCTCAGGAACAATAGAAGCGGACAACGAGCGAATGGCTATTAGTAAGCTCCGGCAGCGCCGGCTGAATATCCTCTCGGTGGCCGAGAAGCGAGAAACCTTTTGGAAAAAGATAGCCGAATTAGGCTGGCATGGTCGGGTGAGCCTGGGCGATTTATCTCTTTTCTCCCGGCAGCTTTCTACGCTGGTTAATGCCGGGGTGCCTATCGTCCAGAGTCTTATTACCCTGGTGGAACAGACTACCAAAAAGAAGCTGCAAGAGACCATCACGAATGTCCGGGAGGAGATCGAAAAAGGGGCGTCTATTTCTCTGGCCTTAGAAAAACACCCTGATGTCTTTTCCGAACTTTACGTGAGTATGGTCAGAGCTGGCGAGTCTGGTGGTGTTCTTGATGAAATACTGGAAAGAATCGCAGCTTATCTGGAAAATCTGGCTCAATTGCGGCGAAAGGTTATTACCGCTATGGCTTATCCGGTTACGGTTTCTCTCATTTGTCTGTCGATAACTATCTTTATCCTGATAGTTATTATCCCTCCCTTTAAGGCCATTTATGATACACTGGGGGTTAAGCTTCCGGCCCCAACCATAATCCTTTTGGCTATTAGCGACATTTTAAAGCACCATTTCCTCTGGGTCTTTGCGGTAGTAGTTCTTCTGGTTTACCTCTTTATCCGGTTCATCAAGACGGAAAGAGGGAAAGAACTCTTTGATCACTATATTCTCGAGGTGCCTTTGTTTGGCAGCCTGTTTAGAAAGATCGCGGTGGCTAAATTTGCTCGCACCTTTGGCACCATGGTCAAATCTGGTGTGCCCATTTTAGAGGCCCTGGAGGTAGTCGCCAAGACATCAGGGAATAGAGTCATTGAAGATGCCGTAATGCAAGCCCGAAACTCCATCCGTGAAGGAGAAAAGATTACTGATCCATTGAGAGACAGCGGGGTTTTCCCGCCTATGGTTATTCAAATGGTGGCCATAGGTGAGGAGAGTGGTAGTTTAGACATTATGTTGGCCAAATTGGCTGACTTTTATGACCAGCAGGTAGATGCCACTATTGCTTCCCTGGCCAGCATGATTGAACCTATCCTTATTCTCGCTATGGGGGTAATCATTGGGGGTATTATCATTGCTGTCTTCCTGCCTATCTTACTGATGCCTACCGTCTTGGGGTAA
- a CDS encoding type IV pilus twitching motility protein PilT: MYSMEELIHIMIEREASDIHLVVGTPPQIRVDGELIPLKTERLTPEVCQELTYSVLTETQKRKFEESNELDLSFGVREIGRIRMNVFRQRGTVGAALRSIPNRTLSFEELGLPPAIYEMAKLTKGLVLVTGPTGSGKSTTLAAIIEYINQNRKEHIVTVEDPIEYLYSHKNCIISQREVESDTETFAAALKYVLRQDPDIIMVGEMRDLETIRATLTIAETGHLVLATLHTPDAVQSINRIVDVFPPHQQPQVRAQLSFVIQAVFSQQLMPKAGGKGRVLACEVLIATPGLRNLIREEKVHQAYTLMQAGGREGMQTMNMSLADLYSRGLITAQEALSRSLDPNDLKRFMDRSAAMY; the protein is encoded by the coding sequence ATGTATAGTATGGAAGAACTTATCCACATTATGATTGAAAGAGAGGCATCCGATATACATTTAGTTGTAGGGACTCCTCCCCAAATACGGGTCGACGGTGAACTCATTCCGCTAAAAACGGAGAGACTTACTCCGGAGGTATGTCAGGAACTGACTTACAGTGTTTTGACTGAGACTCAGAAGCGAAAGTTTGAAGAAAGTAACGAGTTGGACCTCTCCTTTGGAGTAAGGGAGATCGGTCGAATAAGGATGAATGTCTTTCGTCAGCGGGGGACAGTCGGAGCCGCCTTGCGGAGTATACCTAATAGGACCTTGTCCTTTGAGGAGCTGGGTCTGCCTCCGGCCATCTATGAGATGGCTAAACTAACCAAGGGACTTGTTCTGGTTACTGGTCCTACGGGTTCCGGTAAATCAACTACCCTGGCGGCTATTATTGAATATATCAACCAGAATAGAAAAGAGCATATCGTCACGGTGGAAGACCCGATCGAGTACCTTTATTCCCATAAAAACTGTATTATCAGCCAACGAGAGGTAGAGTCCGATACGGAGACCTTTGCCGCGGCGCTGAAATATGTCTTAAGACAGGATCCGGACATTATTATGGTGGGTGAGATGCGTGATCTGGAGACGATTAGGGCTACCCTGACCATTGCTGAAACCGGTCATCTGGTACTGGCTACCCTCCATACGCCGGATGCGGTCCAGTCCATTAACCGAATAGTTGACGTCTTTCCTCCCCATCAACAACCTCAAGTTCGAGCTCAGCTTTCCTTTGTTATCCAGGCCGTCTTTTCTCAGCAGCTTATGCCCAAGGCCGGCGGCAAAGGCCGAGTCCTGGCCTGTGAGGTCCTGATCGCTACGCCGGGTCTTAGAAACCTGATTCGTGAAGAGAAGGTCCATCAGGCCTATACCTTAATGCAGGCCGGGGGGAGAGAAGGTATGCAGACCATGAATATGTCATTAGCCGATCTTTATTCCCGAGGCCTGATTACAGCTCAGGAAGCTTTATCAAGGTCTCTTGATCCCAATGACTTAAAGAGATTTATGGATAGGAGTGCGGCGATGTATTAA